The nucleotide window GCGCAGCCTCATGCGCGAGGCGCGCGTTTCGCTGCTCCGGGGCAACGCGGCCGAGGTGGCCAACGTCATCGGCGAAACGTGGGCGATCAAGGGCGTCGACGCCGGCGAAGGCGGCGGGGATGTGCGGGCGCTCGCGCATACGGCCGCGCAGCGGCTGCGGACGACGGTCGTCATTACGGGGAAAGAGGACGTCGTCGCCGACGGCCGCCGCTTGTTCGTCGTGCGCAACGGCCACCCGCTGCTGACCAAGGTGACGGGGGCAGGCTGTCTGCTGACGTCCGTCATCGGGGCGTTCCACGCCGTCGAGCCCGACGCCGTCCAAGCGGCCGCGGCGGCGCTCACGGTGTACGGCGTGGCGGCGGAACAGGCTGCGGAGCTCGCCGGGGAATCGCGGCCGGGCAGCTTCCAAATCGAGCTGCTGAACCGGCTCGCCGGCATCGGGCCGGAGGACGTCTTGGCTCGCGGCGCGCTGACGGAGGTGAAGCTGTCATGAGCATGCGCAAGGCGTTAACGATCGCGGGGTCCGACAGCGGCGGCGGCGCGGGCATTCAAGCCGATTTGAAGACGTTCCAGGAGCTGCGCGTATTCGGCATGTCCGCCATTACGGCCGTCACGGCGCAAAATACGCTCGGCGTGCACGGCGTATACCCGCTCTCCGCCGAGGCGGTCGCGGCGCAAATTCGCGCGATCGGCGAAGATATGGGGACGGACGCCGTGAAGACGGGCATGCTGTTCGACTGCGACATTATCGAAGCCGCCGCCGAACAAATTCGCCGGTTCGGCTGGCGGAACGTCGTCGTCGATCCGGTCATGATCGCGAAGGGCGGCGCATCGCTGCTCCGCGAGGAAGCGATCGACGCGCTGCGCCGCGCGCTGCTCCCGCTCGCGGAAGTCGTGA belongs to Paenibacillus sp. and includes:
- the thiM gene encoding hydroxyethylthiazole kinase, which encodes MHLEAAAELLSRVRGTSPLVHNITNVVVTNFTANGLLALGASPVMAYAKEEAADMARIAGALVLNIGTLTAPEVEAMKIAAEAANEAGVPVVLDPVGAGATPYRTDTARSLMREARVSLLRGNAAEVANVIGETWAIKGVDAGEGGGDVRALAHTAAQRLRTTVVITGKEDVVADGRRLFVVRNGHPLLTKVTGAGCLLTSVIGAFHAVEPDAVQAAAAALTVYGVAAEQAAELAGESRPGSFQIELLNRLAGIGPEDVLARGALTEVKLS